Below is a window of Candidatus Rickettsiella isopodorum DNA.
AATCACTCCCGCACATGATTTTAATGACTATGCAACCGCACAAAGACATCATTTAACTAATATTAATATTTTTACGCCTAATGCCCATCTTAATGAACAGGTTCCAGAAAACTTTCGTGGTTTAGAACGCTTTGCTGCAAGAAAAAAAATCATCCAAGATTTAGAACAACTAGAATTATTAGAAAAAACAGAGACTTATCTGGTAAAAACTCCGCGTGGGGATCGCTCAGGAGCTGTGATAGAACCTTATCTTACCGATCAATGGTTTATGTCGATGCAACCCTTAGCAAAACCCGCACTCTTAGCTATTAATCAAGGAAAGCTTGATTTTATTCCGGAAACCTGGCGCAAGGTTTGTTTACAATGGCTAGAGAATATTGAAGATTGGTGCATTAGCCGTCAGCTTTGGTGGGGACATCGAATTCCTGCCTGGTATGATGAACAAGGCCAATTTTATGTGGGTAAAAATGAAAAAAGCATTCGCGAGCAATATTCCCTCGATCCTAAAGTGACACTTAAACAAGATGAAGATGTACTAGATACTTGGTTTTCATCCGCACTCTGGCCTTTTGTCACGTTAGGTTGGCCACAATCGACTAAAGAATTAAAAATTTTTTATCCAACTAATGTTTTAGTCACCGGATTTGACATTATCTTTTTTTGGGTAGCGCGCATGGTAATGCTGGGACTGCATTTTACAGGTAAGGTTCCCTTTAAAGAAGTGTATGTAACTGGCTTGATACGTGATCATGAAGGTCAAAAAATGTCGAAATCAAAAGGCAATGTCTTAGATCCTCTCGATGTAATATTAGGCATTAACCTAGATGACTTAGTGGCAAAACGTACTCAAGGTTTACTGCGGGCACAAATGGCCCAAAAAATTGAACATGCTACTCGACAACAATTTCCACAAGGTATTCCTGCATTAGGGACCGATGCTTTACGATTCACTTATTGTGCCTTAGCTTCACCAACCCGTGACATACGTTTTGATTTAAATCGAACCGAAGGTTATCGAAATTTTTGTAATAAACTTTGGAATGCATCGCGCTTTGTTTTAATGCATAACACAAAACAAAAAAGGTTAAATTCTTTAGAAAATTTAACACTACCTATTAACCGTGCTTTTTATTCATTATTGCAAAACACCATTGCTAATATGCATAAGCATTTTGAAGATTATCGATTTGATTTGATGGCGCAAACCATTTATGAGTTTATTTGGAATGAGTATTGTGATTGGTATGTTGAACTCGCTAAGCCTATTTTAACCAACACAAGCTCCCCTGCATCCCAAGAAACCTTGAGCTGTTTAATTTTCATATTAGAAATTTGTTTACGCTTGCTACATCCTATAATGCCCTTTATTACCGAAGAAATTTGGCAAACCATCGCACCTTTGGCCGGAAAAACAGGGCGTAGTTTGATGATACAAACCTACCCTCAATTTGATAAAACTAAAAAAAATGATCATGCAGAACAAGACTTAACTTGGCTAAAAACTATTGTGCATACGATCCGTACTCTGCGCAGTGAAATGAATATAGCTCCGGGTAAAAAAATTCCCTTACTACTTTATAAAGGAAATAAAACAGATCGTGAAAATAGTCATATTTTTCTAAATGATATTATGAATCTAGCTAAAATAAATGAAATAAATTGGATAGTTGAAAAAGAAAAAAATACGACTCATGCCATGGGCGTAGTAGGCAACTTAGAACTACTTATCCCTATGCAAGGATTAATCAATACCGAAGCTGAAATACAACGCTTGAAAAAAGAAATTCTAAAAATAGAAAAGGAAATTGAACGCGCTGAGTCCAAACTGGCTAATACCGCTTTTGTGAAAAAGGCACCGTCAGAAATTATTGCTCAAGAACGTCAACGTTTAGCTGATTTTACTGCGACTCATACTAAATTACAAAACCAATTAAATTCATTTTCCAGAAATTGACGCTATTCGATGAGCTAAAAACTACCCCCTGGTTAAATAAACGATCTTGGGAATTACTATCTTCACAAAGAAGCTAAAACGACATCTAATATTTTTGGCATATTACGAACTCATAGTTTATCTAGATTTTTAAGATCGAAATTGTCTTTAATTAGTCGTGAGAGGTTAGGCTTAATGATTAAAATTTTACTACTAGCCATTTTTTCTAGCAACACGTAACATTACCATAATAGGAATTTAATCCTGCAATTATGCGCCAAATTATTTTAGATACTGAAACTACTGGCAGAGCGGTTAATGATGGGCATCGTATCATCGAAATAGGCTGCTTGGAATTGATCGATCGTCGTCTCACGAAACGACACTTCCATTGTTTCCTTAATCCAGGTCGCGATAGTGAACCCGGGGCATTCGCTGTTCATGGTTTGAGCACTGAATTTCTTATGGATAAACCTGTATTTAAAACTATTGCGGATGAATTGTTAAGATTTATTAAGGATTCACAACTCATTATCCACAATGCTCCCTTTGACCTAAGCTTTTTGGATAATGAATTTAACTTAACTAAAAAAAAGTATAAAAAAATTACTGACTATTGCCAAGTTTTAGATACACTTCCATTAGCACGTCAATTACATCCTGGGCAACGTAATAGCTTAGATGCTCTGTGTAAACGTTATGATATTGATAATTCGAAGCGAGATAAACATGGTGCATTATTGGATGCTGAATTGTTAGCTCGAGTTTATCTCGCTATGACGGGAGGTCAAACTCATTTGTTTAGTGATGAAAAAACCTCAGCAGATAGTCAAACTATCCTACATAAAAAAATAATAGGCAAGGTAACATTGCCCATCATTTACGCCAGTAGTGACGAATTATTAGCACATGAGCATCGTTTAACTCGCATTAGTACACTGTCCGGCCAGTGTAAATGGCCAAATAAAAATAGGGAAACGAATTAAATGCGTATCAAGTTTCTACATAAATTTATTCAACTAGAAGCATCCGGCGGTATTGCTTTAGGAATTGCCACCCTACTCGCTCTCATTCTCGCTAATTCTAGCTGGCAAACTTATTACCAAACTTTCTTAAATTTCAATGTAAATGTAGAACCTAGTATCCATTTTTCTTTTTTACATTTTATTAATGACGGTTTGATGACTATTTTCTTTTTCTTAGTCAGTCTAGAAATTAAACGCGAATTAGTTCAAGGGGAGCTTAACACACTCACTAAAGCCTTATTACCCGCCTTAGCGGCAATAGGAGGAATGTTAGTTCCCGCTCTATGTTATTTAGTTATCAATCATGGATATCCACAACTTATATCGGGCTGGGCAATCCCTATGGCAACAGATATTGCCTTTTCCTTAGGTGTGTTATCACTGCTTGGCAAACAGATTCCAGTTGCTTTAAAAATTTTCTTAATGGCATTAGCTATCATTGATGATCTAGGTGCAATTATCGTTATTGCGACTTTTTATACGCAACAAATAGGCTGGCTTTATTTATTTTTAGCGCTACTGACTTTTCTAGGCTTAATTTTATTAAACTATTATAAAATTCAACGATTTCTTCCTTATTGCTTATTAGGTATAAGCTTATGGTTACTCATACTCAACTCAGGTATCCATGCCACTATAGCGGGCGTATTATTTGGCTTCACAATTCCATTAAACAGTGACAATAAAAATTTTAATTCTTTGCTACATCATTTAATCCATCAATTACATCCATGGATTGCTTACGGAATTTTACCGCTTTTTGCTTTTGCCAATGCCGGCCTATCGTTTTCGAATATACACTTAGCAACTTTTCTCCACCCACTACCCTTAGGGATTATTGTCGGATTATTCTTTGGGAAACAAGTAGGTATTTTTGGTGCAAGTTGGTTAGCAGTAAAAACTAAGCTAGCAAAATTACCTTATAAAGTGAACTGGTGGCATATTTACGGAACCGCTTTAATTTGTGGAGTAGGTTTTACGATGAGTTTATTTATTGCTGGATTAGCTTTCAGAGAGAGTGAGTTAACCTCTTTAGTTCGGTTGGGTGTTTTTACTGGTTCAATTTTATCCGGTATTGCAGGTTATTGTATTTTATTGTTATCTCGACAAAAGTCGATACCCGCTAAAATGAATATTATTAAGCATTAAATTTCTTAACTAAAGACCATCTTTGTTTTTACAAAAATGGTCTTTATTTTTATTGATGTGTTGGACTTGATGACATAGCTTCCTTGCTATGAAACTCATTAGCCGGATCTATATGCGGGATAGGAATTACCGCTGTTGAGAATGTGCCTAATTTGGCCAAAAGCTGAGAGATATTTTGAGTATTTTTTTCTTCTAATCTATCAATTTTATCATGCACTACCATTGTGGCATCTTTTATTTCTTGGATTTTATGGTTAAACGTACTTACTATTTCCTGCTTCACATTGATATCAACTTCTTTTAATTGATCCAAAGTATTGTTAGCATAAGTTACATTCGCTTTAAGATGATTAATTTTTAAATTTAAAAACAATTCGGTAATCCCTACAATTGCAAAGCCAAACAATAAAATTGGAAGTATCGGTAATACTACAGTAGAGGCTATAAAAAGTGGAACTAAAACAAAACCTGTGCTTAATAATGCGATAGCGGCTCCGAGAAATAAAAGAATATTTTTTACTTTATCTTTTTCTTTTTGATAATTTTTATCGTAAGCTTTTACTATATCATTTTCATTTTTTATAAGTTGGTTAATAATTCGATTTTGATCTTCCCCCAGCTCTATATCAGACCAATTTTCATCAATAATTAAATTTTGACTTCTCAAGTAAGCTTTGTTTACATCACAAAGTTCTTCATATAAGTGACGACTTAATACCTGCATAATAACCTCTATTGATTAGGGATAATTTTATATTTTTGCTAAAAGTAAAAATAGCTCAATATACTCCATTGCCTGAATTTATTTATTAAGTAAATAAAAGATTACATTTTTTATGAAAAAACATCCTCCTTGTCATAAATTTTCCTACAGATAATATTATATTAATCCGATTTTCAGATCAATTACTAGTTTATAAAATATTAAGAATATAAATAAAATTTAAAATTATTATTTATATTTTTACAAATTGAAAATTTAAGTTTAATATTGAAAAAAATTTGTTTAGTGTAGTTAATTTATTCTTAACCTTCTAAATGGCTTTTAAATAATAAAAAAATATATGGAAAAAAATTCTCAAGACACATCTAAAAAAAACTTTCAACATCCGAATCGGTTAGCTTACACAAGCTATATGAGACCTTTGCCAAAATATCCAAAGGTTAATAACTTTGATAGATTAGTTTATGTCGCTACACTTTTTAAAGAAGATAAAACTTCAGCAACTAATTTTAATCATGGCACCACAAGCCCCTTTAAATCAGTACCTTCGTTTAAAAAATAAAATTATATTATATAGTTTCTAATAAAAAGCAGGGCTTAATTGGTGCACCGCATCAACAAATATTTTTACATTTTCTGGCGAAGTAAATTGTGAAATACCATGACCTAAATTAAAAACATGACCCGATCCTGAACCATAGGATTGAAGTATGCTCATCACTTCATTGCGGATATTTTCAGGATTAGCAAATAAAACTGCAGGATCCATATTCCCTTGTAAAGCAACTTTGTTGTTAAGTCTTTGTCGAGCCAAGCCTATATCGATCGTCCAGTCCAATCCTATCGCATCGCAACCAGATTTAGCTATTTTTTCTAACCACAAATTTCCACCTTTGGTAAATAATACAATAGGCACTTTTTCGCGTGTAGTCACTCTTTTCACATTAGTCACAATTTGTGACATATACTCTAATGAGAATTGTTGATAAGCCGCTGAAGTTAATAATCCACCCCAAGTATCAAAAATCATAATGGCTTGCGCTCCTGCTTCAATTTGCGCATTTAGATACAAGGTAGTTGCTTTAGTTAAGGTATTTAGCAATTGATGTAATGCCTTGGGTTCTTGATATAAGAGTGTTTTAATTTGTCTGAATTCTTTACTTCCCCCACCTTCCAGCATGTAGCAAGCAAGTGTCCAAGGACTTCCTGCAAATCCAATTAACGGGACCTTATCTTTTAATTCACTACGAGCAAGTGCAATAGCCTGCATTACATAATTTAAATCGCTACCCGGATCAGGGATTGGTAAGGCCTTAATATCGGTTAAAGTTTTTAAAGGTTTATGAAACTTAGGACCTTCTCCTTCAATAAAGTAAAGTCCCAAACCCATCGCATCCGGAATGGTCAAGATATCTGAAAAAATAATGGCTGCATCCAAATCAAATCGATGTAGCGGCTGTAACGTGACTTCACAAGCAAGCTCAGGCGTTTTACATAAAGTTAAAAAATTACCTGCCTTGCTACGAGTTGCACGATACTCAGGTAAATAACGGCCTGCCTGACGCATAATCCAAATGGGCGTGCGATCAACAGGTTGCTTTAAAAGAGCACGTATTAAACAATGTGGAGAATTTTTCATAAGTTTTATACTTTCTTTATTAAACTAATCAGCGTACGTAACTGAACTAATAACTGTTCGGCACTAAAAATAAATAAATCAATAGCAAATTGATCGGATTGATTTATTTCTAGCGATTTGAGTTGAAATTTTATTTCTTTTTTCCAATCCGAAAAAACTTCTATTATTTCAACTGCTTGTTCTTCATCCTTTTTTTTGAGAATATCAAGGCTCTTTTGAAACAAATCTTGTATTAATTGATAAATTTTTTGTACTTCAGCATGCTGATTAAAGATCAAAATATTTTGATCTGAGAAATTCATTAATGCATTCCTCATTAAAGTGATACAACGTAAAATTTCTCTCTCAGCATCTAAAATATTTTTAAAGGCTTGGCTTAAATTAGATCGACCAAATGATTCGCTCATCACCTCTTGAAATAATTTTTTTTGAATGCCTATATTATTCAATATTTTATTCTCAAAAACTTCATAAGGTTTCTCACTCTTATCATCATAAGAGAACGTAAATTCTTCTAATTGTTGAGCGAGATTTTTTTGATTCTGCAAGGTATCAATTAATATGTATCGTAATTTCGTACGTGAATGCAAAGGCCAAATAAAACGTGATACTAACAAAGCGATAACGATACCTAAATTGATCTCTAAAAAACGACTTACCACTGTATAAAAATTTGGATTTTGTGAAATAACGATAATAATTAATGTCACAGCTCCTAAAGGACCCGCTTCACTCCAAGTACTTGGACTATCCGCTATATAACTAAATACCGCTGTCGCGATACATAGAATTAATATAGTAAATACCACGTTTGGATAAACTAGCCAAAGCATCAAACTAGCGACACTAGCACCTATTACACTTCCTAGAAAACGCATAT
It encodes the following:
- a CDS encoding valine--tRNA ligase, translating into MNKNYDSKKIEAHWRKQWEMNSYFQPSGQGKPYCIVLPPPNVTGSLHMGHGFQVTLMDALIRYQRMCGKNVLWQGGTDHAGIATQMVVERQLLAQGKSRHDMGREIFVDAIWEWKKKSGGMITEQLRYMGASIDWTRERFTRDTDFSAAVEKVFIDLYAKNLIYRGKRLVNWDPELLTAVSDLEVINQEEPGYLWTIRYPLLNSDDFLLVATTRPETLFGDVAVAVHPDDPRYQSYIGKQIKLPLTERVIPVIADISVEPTFGSGCVKITPAHDFNDYATAQRHHLTNINIFTPNAHLNEQVPENFRGLERFAARKKIIQDLEQLELLEKTETYLVKTPRGDRSGAVIEPYLTDQWFMSMQPLAKPALLAINQGKLDFIPETWRKVCLQWLENIEDWCISRQLWWGHRIPAWYDEQGQFYVGKNEKSIREQYSLDPKVTLKQDEDVLDTWFSSALWPFVTLGWPQSTKELKIFYPTNVLVTGFDIIFFWVARMVMLGLHFTGKVPFKEVYVTGLIRDHEGQKMSKSKGNVLDPLDVILGINLDDLVAKRTQGLLRAQMAQKIEHATRQQFPQGIPALGTDALRFTYCALASPTRDIRFDLNRTEGYRNFCNKLWNASRFVLMHNTKQKRLNSLENLTLPINRAFYSLLQNTIANMHKHFEDYRFDLMAQTIYEFIWNEYCDWYVELAKPILTNTSSPASQETLSCLIFILEICLRLLHPIMPFITEEIWQTIAPLAGKTGRSLMIQTYPQFDKTKKNDHAEQDLTWLKTIVHTIRTLRSEMNIAPGKKIPLLLYKGNKTDRENSHIFLNDIMNLAKINEINWIVEKEKNTTHAMGVVGNLELLIPMQGLINTEAEIQRLKKEILKIEKEIERAESKLANTAFVKKAPSEIIAQERQRLADFTATHTKLQNQLNSFSRN
- the dnaQ gene encoding DNA polymerase III subunit epsilon; amino-acid sequence: MRQIILDTETTGRAVNDGHRIIEIGCLELIDRRLTKRHFHCFLNPGRDSEPGAFAVHGLSTEFLMDKPVFKTIADELLRFIKDSQLIIHNAPFDLSFLDNEFNLTKKKYKKITDYCQVLDTLPLARQLHPGQRNSLDALCKRYDIDNSKRDKHGALLDAELLARVYLAMTGGQTHLFSDEKTSADSQTILHKKIIGKVTLPIIYASSDELLAHEHRLTRISTLSGQCKWPNKNRETN
- the nhaA gene encoding Na+/H+ antiporter NhaA, yielding MRIKFLHKFIQLEASGGIALGIATLLALILANSSWQTYYQTFLNFNVNVEPSIHFSFLHFINDGLMTIFFFLVSLEIKRELVQGELNTLTKALLPALAAIGGMLVPALCYLVINHGYPQLISGWAIPMATDIAFSLGVLSLLGKQIPVALKIFLMALAIIDDLGAIIVIATFYTQQIGWLYLFLALLTFLGLILLNYYKIQRFLPYCLLGISLWLLILNSGIHATIAGVLFGFTIPLNSDNKNFNSLLHHLIHQLHPWIAYGILPLFAFANAGLSFSNIHLATFLHPLPLGIIVGLFFGKQVGIFGASWLAVKTKLAKLPYKVNWWHIYGTALICGVGFTMSLFIAGLAFRESELTSLVRLGVFTGSILSGIAGYCILLLSRQKSIPAKMNIIKH
- the hemE gene encoding uroporphyrinogen decarboxylase, whose protein sequence is MKNSPHCLIRALLKQPVDRTPIWIMRQAGRYLPEYRATRSKAGNFLTLCKTPELACEVTLQPLHRFDLDAAIIFSDILTIPDAMGLGLYFIEGEGPKFHKPLKTLTDIKALPIPDPGSDLNYVMQAIALARSELKDKVPLIGFAGSPWTLACYMLEGGGSKEFRQIKTLLYQEPKALHQLLNTLTKATTLYLNAQIEAGAQAIMIFDTWGGLLTSAAYQQFSLEYMSQIVTNVKRVTTREKVPIVLFTKGGNLWLEKIAKSGCDAIGLDWTIDIGLARQRLNNKVALQGNMDPAVLFANPENIRNEVMSILQSYGSGSGHVFNLGHGISQFTSPENVKIFVDAVHQLSPAFY
- a CDS encoding FUSC family protein translates to MQFTQWQLQLHKLNSDRIIHSLKTAIALLFGLLVSYLFKLPLQGRWVVITILVVMCAQSRVGAILQKSYMRFLGSVIGASVASLMLWLVYPNVVFTILILCIATAVFSYIADSPSTWSEAGPLGAVTLIIIVISQNPNFYTVVSRFLEINLGIVIALLVSRFIWPLHSRTKLRYILIDTLQNQKNLAQQLEEFTFSYDDKSEKPYEVFENKILNNIGIQKKLFQEVMSESFGRSNLSQAFKNILDAEREILRCITLMRNALMNFSDQNILIFNQHAEVQKIYQLIQDLFQKSLDILKKKDEEQAVEIIEVFSDWKKEIKFQLKSLEINQSDQFAIDLFIFSAEQLLVQLRTLISLIKKV